Proteins co-encoded in one Arachis hypogaea cultivar Tifrunner chromosome 13, arahy.Tifrunner.gnm2.J5K5, whole genome shotgun sequence genomic window:
- the LOC112732320 gene encoding uncharacterized protein isoform X5, with amino-acid sequence MAGILPGVECARRRRLHQSKGFLDLTSSSTASSTRRTSFCLYAANHEPLHSFSSSSLLHRSVIYHAQPDLSMVGEAREARQRLDDKFRSQRKSEYKR; translated from the exons ATGGCTGGAATACTTCCTGGAGTTGAATGTGCTAGAAGGAGAAGACTCCATCAGAGTAAAGGATTCTTGGATTTAACATCTTCTTCCACGGCTTCTTCTACAAGGCGCACTTCTTTTTGTTTGTATGCAGCAAACCATGAGCCCCTTCATtccttttcatcttcttctttgctG CATAGAAGCGTGATCTACCATGCGCAACCAGATTTGAGTATGGTTGGAGAAGCCAGAGAAGCCAGACAAAGATTGGATGACAAATTCAGATCACAAAGGAAATCGGAATACAAAAG gtga
- the LOC112732320 gene encoding uncharacterized protein isoform X1 yields the protein MAGILPGVECARRRRLHQSKGFLDLTSSSTASSTRRTSFCLYAANHEPLHSFSSSSLLHRSVIYHAQPDLSMVGEAREARQRLDDKFRSQRKSEYKSIKCSENRQASITELHTEVYGSKKSGSRRFNWSKLRWKASEQEDCAVCLELFKVGETLMHLPCAHKFHSKCLNPCWVAGRKEVKNLILSMW from the exons ATGGCTGGAATACTTCCTGGAGTTGAATGTGCTAGAAGGAGAAGACTCCATCAGAGTAAAGGATTCTTGGATTTAACATCTTCTTCCACGGCTTCTTCTACAAGGCGCACTTCTTTTTGTTTGTATGCAGCAAACCATGAGCCCCTTCATtccttttcatcttcttctttgctG CATAGAAGCGTGATCTACCATGCGCAACCAGATTTGAGTATGGTTGGAGAAGCCAGAGAAGCCAGACAAAGATTGGATGACAAATTCAGATCACAAAGGAAATCGGAATACAAAAG CATAAAATGTTCGGAAAATAGACAAGCAAGCATAACAGAGTTGCACACAGAGGTATATGGTTCAAAGAAAAGTGGTTCTAGAAGGTTCAATTGGTCCAAATTGAGGTGGAAAGCCTCAGAACAAGAGGATTGTGCTGTGTGCTTGGAGTTATTCAAGGTTGGAGAGACTCTGATGCATCTCCCTTGTGCCCATAAGTTCCATTCCAAATGCTTGAACCCATG TTGGGTAGCAGGTAGGAAGGAGgtgaagaatttgatattgagcaTGTGGTAG
- the LOC112732320 gene encoding uncharacterized protein isoform X2 produces MAGILPGVECARRRRLHQSKGFLDLTSSSTASSTRRTSFCLYAANHEPLHSFSSSSLLHRSVIYHAQPDLSMVGEAREARQRLDDKFRSQRKSEYKSIKCSENRQASITELHTEVYGSKKSGSRRFNWSKLRWKASEQEDCAVCLELFKVGETLMHLPCAHKFHSKCLNPWFENNSHCPCCRTAII; encoded by the exons ATGGCTGGAATACTTCCTGGAGTTGAATGTGCTAGAAGGAGAAGACTCCATCAGAGTAAAGGATTCTTGGATTTAACATCTTCTTCCACGGCTTCTTCTACAAGGCGCACTTCTTTTTGTTTGTATGCAGCAAACCATGAGCCCCTTCATtccttttcatcttcttctttgctG CATAGAAGCGTGATCTACCATGCGCAACCAGATTTGAGTATGGTTGGAGAAGCCAGAGAAGCCAGACAAAGATTGGATGACAAATTCAGATCACAAAGGAAATCGGAATACAAAAG CATAAAATGTTCGGAAAATAGACAAGCAAGCATAACAGAGTTGCACACAGAGGTATATGGTTCAAAGAAAAGTGGTTCTAGAAGGTTCAATTGGTCCAAATTGAGGTGGAAAGCCTCAGAACAAGAGGATTGTGCTGTGTGCTTGGAGTTATTCAAGGTTGGAGAGACTCTGATGCATCTCCCTTGTGCCCATAAGTTCCATTCCAAATGCTTGAACCCATGGTTTGAAAATAATTCACATTGTCCATGTTGCAGAACTGCCATTATTTAA
- the LOC112732320 gene encoding uncharacterized protein isoform X4 — MAGILPGVECARRRRLHQSKGFLDLTSSSTASSTRRTSFCLYAANHEPLHSFSSSSLLHRSVIYHAQPDLSMVGEAREARQRLDDKFRSQRKSEYKSIKCSENRQASITELHTEVYGSKKSGSRRFNWSKLRWKASEQEDCAVCLELFKVGETLMHLPCAHKFHSKCLNPW, encoded by the exons ATGGCTGGAATACTTCCTGGAGTTGAATGTGCTAGAAGGAGAAGACTCCATCAGAGTAAAGGATTCTTGGATTTAACATCTTCTTCCACGGCTTCTTCTACAAGGCGCACTTCTTTTTGTTTGTATGCAGCAAACCATGAGCCCCTTCATtccttttcatcttcttctttgctG CATAGAAGCGTGATCTACCATGCGCAACCAGATTTGAGTATGGTTGGAGAAGCCAGAGAAGCCAGACAAAGATTGGATGACAAATTCAGATCACAAAGGAAATCGGAATACAAAAG CATAAAATGTTCGGAAAATAGACAAGCAAGCATAACAGAGTTGCACACAGAGGTATATGGTTCAAAGAAAAGTGGTTCTAGAAGGTTCAATTGGTCCAAATTGAGGTGGAAAGCCTCAGAACAAGAGGATTGTGCTGTGTGCTTGGAGTTATTCAAGGTTGGAGAGACTCTGATGCATCTCCCTTGTGCCCATAAGTTCCATTCCAAATGCTTGAACCCATG gtga
- the LOC112732320 gene encoding uncharacterized protein isoform X3, whose product MAGILPGVECARRRRLHQSKGFLDLTSSSTASSTRRTSFCLYAANHEPLHSFSSSSLLHRSVIYHAQPDLSMVGEAREARQRLDDKFRSQRKSEYKSIKCSENRQASITELHTEVYGSKKSGSRRFNWSKLRWKASEQEDCAVCLELFKVGETLMHLPCAHKFHSKCLNPWV is encoded by the exons ATGGCTGGAATACTTCCTGGAGTTGAATGTGCTAGAAGGAGAAGACTCCATCAGAGTAAAGGATTCTTGGATTTAACATCTTCTTCCACGGCTTCTTCTACAAGGCGCACTTCTTTTTGTTTGTATGCAGCAAACCATGAGCCCCTTCATtccttttcatcttcttctttgctG CATAGAAGCGTGATCTACCATGCGCAACCAGATTTGAGTATGGTTGGAGAAGCCAGAGAAGCCAGACAAAGATTGGATGACAAATTCAGATCACAAAGGAAATCGGAATACAAAAG CATAAAATGTTCGGAAAATAGACAAGCAAGCATAACAGAGTTGCACACAGAGGTATATGGTTCAAAGAAAAGTGGTTCTAGAAGGTTCAATTGGTCCAAATTGAGGTGGAAAGCCTCAGAACAAGAGGATTGTGCTGTGTGCTTGGAGTTATTCAAGGTTGGAGAGACTCTGATGCATCTCCCTTGTGCCCATAAGTTCCATTCCAAATGCTTGAACCCATG GGTATAA